Proteins encoded together in one Penaeus vannamei isolate JL-2024 chromosome 9, ASM4276789v1, whole genome shotgun sequence window:
- the LOC113808438 gene encoding glycine-rich protein produces MMKALIAVLLVACVAAEQKREAEPSYGHGVGLSLPHGVVSGRHYGVGYGHAAIAHHPYGGRSFVQSYSHNLHKREAEPSFGLPSYGYGYGGGIGYGIGHSLGYGPAVAYHPYSGLSYTRSYNHVLHKRDADPSYGHTHGLTGSVYGYASSVTHPGYGYSYQQRHGVVPAHYALY; encoded by the exons ATGATGAAGGCCTTG ATCGCTGTGCTGTTGGTTGCCTGCGTGGCAGCAGAGCAGAAGCGCGAGGCTGAGCCTTCTTATGGCCATGGTGTGGGCTTGTCCCTTCCTCATGGCGTTGTCAGCGGTCGGCACTATGGCGTCGGGTATGGGCACGCAGCCATAGCTCACCATCCATATGGCGGTCGCTCCTTTGTCCAGAGCTACAGCCACAACCTCCACAAACGAGAAGCTGAACCTAGTTTCGGCCTGCCCTCATATGGTTATGGATATGGTGGCGGCATCGGCTATGGTATCGGTCATAGCCTTGGATACGGACCAGCCGTAGCTTACCACCCATATAGCGGTCTCTCCTACACTCGCTCCTACAACCACGTCCTCCACAAGCGTGACGCTGACCCAAGCTATGGTCACACTCACGGTCTCACAGGATCGGTCTACGGATACGCTAGCTCCGTCACCCATCCAGGATACGGATATTCGTACCAGCAGAGGCATGGAGTAGTACCCGCACATTACGCCTTATACTAA
- the LOC138862739 gene encoding cuticle protein 65-like, producing the protein MKTLIAVLLVACVAAEQKREAEPSYGHGVGLSLPHGVVSGRQYGVGYGHAAIAHHPYGGRSFVQSYSHNLHKREAEPGYSHPAYGYGYGHSHAFAPAIAHHPYGGRSFVQSYSHNLHKREAEPSFGLPSYGYGYGGGIGYGIGHSLGYGPAVAYHPYSGLSYTRSYNHVLHKRDADPSYGHTHGLTGSVYGYASSVTHPGYGYSYQQRHGVVPAHYALY; encoded by the exons ATGAAGACTTTG ATCGCTGTACTGTTGGTTGCCTGCGTGGCAGCAGAGCAGAAGCGCGAGGCTGAGCCTTCTTATGGCCATGGTGTGGGCTTGTCCCTTCCTCATGGCGTTGTCAGCGGTCGGCAGTATGGCGTCGGGTATGGGCACGCAGCCATAGCTCACCATCCATATGGCGGTCGGTCCTTTGTCCAGAGCTACAGCCACAACCTCCACAAACGAGAAGCTGAACCTGGGTACAGCCATCCAGCATATGGTTATGGATACGGTCATTCCCATGCATTCGCACCAGCCATAGCTCACCATCCATATGGTGGTCGGTCCTTTGTCCAGAGCTACAGCCACAACCTCCACAAACGAGAAGCTGAACCTAGTTTCGGCCTGCCCTCATATGGTTATGGATATGGTGGCGGCATTGGCTATGGTATCGGTCATAGCCTTGGATACGGACCAGCCGTAGCTTACCACCCATATAGCGGTCTCTCCTACACTCGCTCCTACAACCACGTCCTCCACAAGCGTGACGCTGACCCAAGCTATGGTCACACTCACGGTCTCACAGGATCGGTCTACGGATACGCTAGCTCCGTCACCCATCCAGGATACGGCTATTCATACCAGCAGAGGCATGGAGTAGTACCCGCACATTACGCCTTATACTAA
- the LOC113808443 gene encoding glycine-rich protein-like — MKTLIAVLLVACVAAEQKREAEPSYGHGVGLSLPHGVVSGRQYGVGYGHAAIAHHPYGGRSFVQSYSHNLHKREAEPSFGLPSYGYGYGGGIGYGIGHSLGYGPAVAYHPYGGLSYTRSYNHVLHKRDADPSYGHTHGLTGSVYGYASSVTHPGYGYSYQQRHGVVPAHYALY, encoded by the exons ATGAAGACTTTG ATCGCTGTGCTGTTGGTTGCCTGCGTGGCAGCAGAGCAGAAGCGCGAGGCTGAGCCTTCTTATGGCCATGGTGTGGGCTTGTCCCTTCCTCATGGCGTTGTCAGCGGTCGGCAGTATGGCGTCGGGTATGGGCACGCAGCCATAGCTCACCATCCATATGGCGGTCGCTCCTTTGTCCAGAGCTACAGCCACAACCTCCACAAACGAGAAGCTGAACCTAGTTTCGGCCTGCCCTCATATGGTTATGGATATGGTGGCGGCATCGGCTATGGTATCGGTCATAGCCTTGGATACGGACCAGCCGTAGCTTACCACCCATATGGCGGTCTCTCCTACACTCGCTCCTACAACCACGTCCTCCACAAGCGTGACGCTGACCCAAGCTATGGTCACACTCACGGTCTCACAGGATCGGTGTACGGATACGCTAGCTCCGTCACCCATCCAGGATACGGCTATTCGTACCAGCAGAGGCATGGAGTAGTACCCGCACATTACGCCTTATACTAA
- the LOC138862629 gene encoding glycine-rich protein-like, protein MKTLIAVLLVACVAAEQKREAEPSYGHGVGLSLPHGVVSGRQYGVGYGHAAIAHHPYGGRSFVQSYNHNLHKREAEPSFVLPSYGYGYGGGIGYGIGHSLGYGPAVAYHPYGGLSYTRSYNHVLHKRDADPSYGHTHGLTGSVYGYASSVTHPGYGYSYQQRHGVVPAHYALY, encoded by the exons ATGAAGACTTTG ATCGCTGTACTGTTGGTTGCCTGCGTGGCAGCAGAGCAGAAGCGCGAGGCTGAGCCTTCCTATGGCCATGGTGTGGGCTTGTCCCTTCCTCATGGCGTTGTCAGCGGTCGGCAGTATGGCGTCGGGTATGGGCACGCAGCCATAGCTCACCATCCATATGGCGGTCGGTCCTTTGTCCAGAGCTACAACCACAACCTCCACAAACGAGAAGCTGAACCTAGTTTCGTCCTGCCCTCATATGGTTATGGATATGGTGGCGGCATCGGCTATGGTATCGGTCATAGCCTTGGATACGGACCAGCCGTAGCTTACCACCCATATGGCGGTCTCTCCTACACTCGCTCCTACAACCACGTCCTCCACAAGCGTGACGCTGACCCAAGCTATGGTCACACTCACGGTCTCACAGGATCGGTCTACGGATACGCGAGCTCCGTCACCCATCCAGGATACGGCTATTCGTACCAGCAGAGGCATGGAGTAGTACCCGCACATTACGCCTTATACTAA